In the Deltaproteobacteria bacterium genome, one interval contains:
- a CDS encoding RluA family pseudouridine synthase produces MLPDRIIIDENNHGRRLDSLVRQFLPGISLGTIMKWLRRGTIRVNGHKQKPNTRLTIGDTITLPTGVVNEISLPSTSLPKPNIIFEDDDLLIIEKPTGLAVHSGTSHHQDSVMARVSLYLGATATKPGLKPGLVQRLDRDVSGLLVVGKNAAVLRILTNAVQNDTIDKHYQSLVYGNIADDIGNINIPLQRQINATARQPRMVASDAQNAMPTSTDYFVLCRYQTATLLNIRIHTGLQHQIRAHMLAIGHPIVGDQRYKDNNQKNLIFDGQKLNRPFLHAAELSFSHPRTKQMLRFVSPLPTELKKILKFFKCPV; encoded by the coding sequence TTGCTGCCTGATCGCATCATTATTGACGAAAACAATCACGGTCGTCGCCTCGATTCACTAGTTCGCCAATTTTTGCCAGGTATATCACTTGGCACCATTATGAAATGGCTACGCCGTGGCACAATTCGGGTTAACGGGCATAAACAAAAACCTAATACTCGCCTAACTATCGGCGATACTATTACTTTACCTACTGGTGTCGTTAATGAAATTTCACTGCCTAGTACGTCATTACCTAAGCCTAATATTATTTTCGAAGATGATGACCTGTTGATTATTGAAAAACCTACTGGTCTTGCGGTTCATTCTGGTACTTCACATCACCAAGATTCTGTCATGGCTCGGGTTTCTTTATATCTTGGCGCTACCGCTACAAAACCAGGTTTAAAACCAGGTCTAGTACAACGACTCGATCGCGATGTTTCTGGATTACTTGTAGTTGGAAAGAATGCGGCAGTACTACGAATACTAACTAATGCTGTGCAAAACGATACCATTGATAAACATTACCAATCTCTGGTTTATGGTAATATTGCTGATGACATAGGTAATATTAATATTCCATTGCAACGCCAGATAAATGCTACGGCTAGACAGCCACGTATGGTTGCATCAGATGCTCAAAATGCGATGCCTACAAGCACAGATTATTTTGTACTATGTCGTTACCAAACAGCAACTCTACTTAATATACGTATTCACACTGGATTGCAGCATCAGATACGTGCGCATATGCTTGCCATTGGCCATCCAATAGTCGGTGACCAGCGTTATAAAGACAATAATCAAAAAAATCTCATTTTTGATGGTCAGAAACTCAATCGTCCTTTTTTGCATGCAGCCGAACTGTCATTTTCACACCCCCGTACTAAACAAATGTTGCGTTTTGTTTCTCCGCTACCTACTGAACTAAAAAAAATTCTTAAGTTCTTTAAATGCCCAGTTTAA
- the rplC gene encoding 50S ribosomal protein L3, translating into MTCHKERKLGLLGKKLGMTRFFAEDGTSIGVTVIELGPCLVLNKRSKAKGENGRSDGYSALRLGFAQKLERKVSKTEEGTLKKVGGKEKARSYIREMRVDDATAGKFEVGQEITIKDAEFKTGEYVDITGTSKGAGFQGVFARYNFSGSNASHGSHEYFRHGGSIGNRKWPGRVMKGRKMPGHQGNKKITTQNVKLVAIREEDNVILLRGSVPGPKNGYVIVRPAIKG; encoded by the coding sequence ATGACTTGTCACAAAGAGCGAAAACTCGGTTTACTTGGTAAAAAACTCGGCATGACCCGCTTCTTCGCTGAAGACGGTACCTCAATCGGTGTCACTGTTATCGAACTAGGCCCTTGTTTAGTACTCAATAAACGCAGCAAGGCCAAAGGCGAAAACGGTCGTAGCGATGGTTATAGTGCTTTGCGTCTTGGTTTTGCACAAAAACTAGAGCGTAAGGTATCAAAAACCGAAGAGGGCACACTCAAAAAAGTTGGTGGTAAAGAAAAAGCGCGCTCTTACATTCGTGAAATGCGGGTTGACGATGCCACCGCGGGTAAATTCGAAGTCGGTCAAGAAATCACCATAAAAGATGCCGAATTTAAAACTGGCGAATATGTTGATATCACTGGCACGAGCAAAGGTGCTGGTTTTCAAGGTGTTTTTGCGCGCTATAATTTTTCTGGCTCAAACGCCAGCCATGGTTCGCACGAATATTTTCGTCATGGTGGTTCTATCGGTAATCGTAAGTGGCCTGGTCGCGTTATGAAAGGCCGCAAAATGCCTGGTCATCAAGGCAATAAAAAAATTACCACCCAAAACGTCAAGCTGGTTGCTATTCGCGAAGAAGACAACGTTATTTTATTGCGCGGTTCAGTGCCTGGGCCTAAAAACGGTTATGTTATCGTTCGCCCTGCTATTAAAGGTTAG
- a CDS encoding MotA/TolQ/ExbB proton channel family protein, with the protein MGTSTGLIATITTLPIFQAEWVLWLLLILSLFSVAVMIERLWFYRRHRINIDEIRDEFSNALTKGDYAGAAAVLRSRDSLETNIVLFGLREHDKGPDAVEELLSGATPKERERYEKRLNFLATIASNAPFIGLFGTVLGIIRAFHDLSTNMAEASNMVMAGIAEALIATAVGLLVAIPAVIAFNVFKAKVKNAANNANLLSRVLLSQLKSE; encoded by the coding sequence ATGGGTACATCAACCGGACTTATTGCCACTATTACCACATTACCGATTTTTCAGGCTGAATGGGTGTTATGGTTGCTATTGATATTATCATTATTTTCAGTAGCGGTAATGATTGAACGCCTGTGGTTTTATCGCCGCCATCGTATTAATATTGATGAGATAAGAGATGAATTTAGCAATGCTCTGACTAAGGGCGATTATGCGGGTGCTGCAGCAGTATTACGCTCACGTGATAGCTTAGAAACGAATATCGTTTTATTTGGTTTGCGCGAACATGACAAAGGCCCTGATGCAGTAGAAGAATTATTATCAGGAGCCACCCCTAAAGAGCGTGAACGCTATGAGAAACGCCTTAATTTTTTAGCAACTATTGCATCTAATGCACCCTTTATTGGTCTATTCGGCACCGTACTAGGTATAATTCGTGCCTTTCATGATTTATCTACCAACATGGCAGAAGCTTCAAACATGGTGATGGCAGGTATTGCCGAGGCATTAATCGCAACGGCTGTAGGTTTGCTTGTGGCTATCCCAGCGGTAATTGCATTTAATGTATTTAAGGCAAAAGTAAAGAACGCTGCGAATAACGCCAATCTATTGTCTCGCGTGCTTTTATCCCAGCTTAAATCTGAATAG
- a CDS encoding biopolymer transporter ExbD, protein MAALDTNVDNDEPIASINIIPFVDIVLVLLIIFMLTSAAIIKASFEVKLPRAAAAGEAITSTLNVVVTSESKLFLNGDETDIENLAQEVRQQAQNNPELQAVIAADQGCAYGKVINVIDIVKQGGVKAFALNVERKHSGGANNN, encoded by the coding sequence ATGGCCGCTTTAGATACTAATGTTGATAATGATGAGCCTATCGCCAGTATAAATATCATACCATTTGTTGATATAGTTTTGGTGTTGCTAATAATTTTTATGCTTACCTCAGCTGCGATTATTAAGGCGAGCTTTGAAGTTAAACTGCCGCGAGCAGCGGCCGCAGGTGAAGCTATTACTTCGACATTAAATGTAGTTGTTACTTCAGAGTCCAAACTATTTTTAAATGGTGATGAAACCGATATTGAAAATCTTGCCCAAGAAGTTCGCCAACAAGCACAAAACAATCCAGAGTTACAAGCGGTGATTGCTGCTGATCAAGGCTGTGCTTACGGCAAGGTGATTAACGTAATCGATATTGTTAAGCAAGGTGGAGTAAAAGCGTTTGCGCTCAACGTCGAGCGAAAGCATAGCGGCGGTGCTAACAACAATTAA
- a CDS encoding energy transducer TonB, translating to MTHNTSMQALNVVPILIKSTRRNRNIELRHLRRRRVQNKVKHAISEEVRNFDPLRRRQNSKAAKVASLIVLIAGGIVAHVALLAVAFAVAGVIGNYKTPQIEREHIIIQSIDKNKDPLETLEKPKMDKPLTRLKAKPKPQVKKVEPVKQQEPPPDPINEPKTPTPPPRAAPRRIVGLSMESTVAGSGGPSFAVGNTRMGTTAKHAEDPNSVSKLPAQKNRVSMRIAKAGVTIKPPKKIKETKPSYPPVLKAQGIEGDVVLRINIDANGRVTQVKIIKSSGFDEFDKAAVKAAKIDSWAAATYEGEPVADVITYTVRFRLTDA from the coding sequence ATGACACACAATACAAGCATGCAAGCATTGAACGTTGTGCCGATACTTATTAAATCAACAAGAAGAAATCGTAATATTGAACTACGCCATTTACGACGTCGTCGTGTACAAAATAAAGTCAAACATGCAATTAGCGAAGAAGTTCGTAATTTTGATCCATTACGTCGTCGGCAAAATAGTAAGGCTGCAAAAGTAGCAAGTTTAATAGTATTAATTGCTGGCGGCATTGTAGCGCATGTTGCTTTGTTGGCCGTGGCATTTGCAGTAGCGGGTGTAATTGGCAATTATAAAACACCACAAATCGAGCGTGAGCATATAATTATACAATCTATTGATAAGAATAAAGATCCATTAGAAACATTAGAAAAGCCAAAAATGGATAAACCACTAACTCGTTTGAAAGCAAAACCAAAACCCCAAGTCAAGAAAGTTGAACCAGTAAAGCAGCAAGAGCCACCACCTGATCCTATTAATGAACCTAAAACACCAACGCCGCCACCTAGAGCAGCACCACGTCGTATTGTTGGTTTGAGCATGGAGTCAACAGTTGCCGGGAGTGGAGGACCAAGTTTTGCAGTTGGTAATACACGTATGGGCACAACAGCAAAGCATGCTGAAGATCCAAATAGTGTTTCTAAGCTGCCTGCGCAAAAGAACCGTGTTTCAATGCGTATAGCAAAAGCGGGAGTAACTATTAAGCCACCTAAAAAAATAAAAGAAACTAAACCATCTTATCCACCAGTTTTAAAAGCTCAGGGTATCGAGGGTGATGTAGTACTGCGTATCAATATTGATGCCAATGGGCGAGTCACTCAGGTCAAAATTATTAAAAGCTCTGGATTCGATGAGTTTGATAAGGCTGCTGTTAAGGCCGCAAAGATAGATAGTTGGGCTGCTGCTACTTATGAAGGTGAGCCGGTAGCTGACGTAATCACTTATACAGTACGTTTTAGACTTACTGATGCATGA
- a CDS encoding TonB-dependent receptor, whose amino-acid sequence MRNIKYKRANVWFVFVVAIACTTNSMAQTSEEINTKETSEIATEQNDKALTEKNEDKIVESDESNLEGPIKPEETAAANNATVDNEAEITKLPVQIKYFEAKYPEKALAEKIEAVVLLDLEIDKNGKVTKVEVVQPTEYIGYGFEEAAIEAAKQFEFEPAQVGEEPIAVRITYKYGFTLAVPEEVKQIEKEPVANFTGKLVERGKRTPLAGIRVMVRPSKLDTGFETMSNKEGRFEFFDLPVGELIIIIEAEGYYPLQTSENIVAGEKLEVKYYIERTSDNPYDVFVAAKRPRKEVVRQTITAHEIDRVPGTFGDPISVVKSLPSVARMPYGLGIIISRGASYEDSRAAIGGIEVPMIFHFFALRSVLPTNLIDSLDFYPGNFPVYYGRGIGGVIDIKLTDVKPERTHGYLELNLADASSYVETPISDNGTLVLGLRRSYIDAVLDFMIPDDATTTFSTAPRYYDWQLAYNFRPSPAHKFSAFIFSSDDSMKVISKTPSDDMDPAAMSGRAGFDSRFYRGILRYDYKPDATIDNELQLAIGKDINKMYQGEQFRYDIDVITIQLRERLRLICNDNLAASIGVDYQIVQINGSVRSAGGGPLQEGDPMYYYSGDTPLSTNYKNDWLHNPALFVELEWKPVDDLLIVPGVRLDYFDQPNQLTADPRLTIRYNITDKIVAKAASGIYHQTASPDQTDEAYGNPDLKTERSIHNSVGFEWQVLAMLSIDVNGFYNKMDNLAGRASGVAERNGKVVPKIYSNEAKGRAYGVDLMVRKELSHNLFGWVSYTLSRSERLDPGAKTYRLFDIDQTHILTLVASYKLPRNWEIGIRWQYTTGMTYIPFNKGVFVSDEDAYRPVVGEINNKRLGDFHQLDVRIDKHWVFDKWLLNVFLDLQNAYNRTNPEMMSDNYNYTQHKPTGGLPIIPVFGIRAEM is encoded by the coding sequence ATGAGAAACATTAAGTATAAAAGAGCAAATGTTTGGTTTGTTTTTGTTGTAGCTATAGCTTGTACAACTAATAGTATGGCGCAAACATCAGAAGAGATTAATACAAAAGAAACCTCAGAAATTGCAACTGAACAAAATGATAAAGCATTAACCGAAAAAAATGAAGATAAGATAGTTGAATCTGACGAGTCTAATCTTGAAGGACCGATTAAGCCAGAAGAAACTGCAGCTGCGAATAATGCAACGGTAGACAATGAAGCAGAAATAACTAAATTACCAGTACAAATAAAATACTTTGAAGCCAAATATCCTGAAAAGGCATTAGCAGAAAAAATAGAGGCAGTAGTTTTGTTAGATCTTGAAATAGATAAAAATGGGAAGGTTACAAAGGTTGAGGTAGTACAGCCAACAGAATATATTGGTTATGGATTTGAAGAAGCAGCAATAGAAGCTGCCAAGCAATTTGAATTTGAACCTGCGCAGGTAGGTGAAGAACCAATTGCTGTACGTATCACTTATAAGTATGGCTTTACTTTAGCAGTGCCAGAAGAAGTAAAACAAATAGAAAAAGAGCCTGTAGCTAATTTTACAGGAAAATTAGTAGAACGTGGCAAGCGAACCCCTCTTGCCGGTATTAGAGTAATGGTACGTCCGAGTAAGCTAGATACAGGCTTTGAGACGATGAGTAATAAAGAAGGTCGTTTTGAGTTTTTTGATTTGCCAGTGGGAGAATTAATAATAATTATTGAAGCAGAAGGTTATTATCCTTTGCAAACTAGTGAAAATATTGTGGCAGGTGAAAAACTTGAAGTTAAATATTATATTGAACGCACTAGTGATAACCCATACGATGTTTTTGTTGCAGCAAAACGTCCACGCAAAGAAGTCGTACGTCAAACTATTACTGCCCATGAAATCGATAGAGTACCTGGTACCTTTGGTGACCCCATAAGTGTGGTAAAAAGTTTACCTAGCGTAGCGCGAATGCCTTATGGATTAGGAATTATTATTTCACGTGGGGCATCGTATGAAGATTCGCGTGCTGCTATAGGTGGTATTGAAGTACCAATGATATTTCATTTTTTCGCATTGCGTAGTGTTCTGCCAACTAATTTGATTGATAGTCTTGATTTTTATCCTGGCAATTTCCCAGTTTATTATGGTCGTGGTATTGGTGGAGTAATTGATATTAAATTAACAGATGTAAAACCCGAAAGAACTCATGGTTATCTTGAGTTAAATTTAGCAGACGCTAGTAGTTATGTTGAAACACCTATTAGTGATAATGGTACCCTAGTATTGGGTTTGCGACGCAGCTATATTGATGCTGTACTTGATTTTATGATACCAGATGATGCTACTACGACATTTTCAACTGCTCCACGCTATTATGATTGGCAATTAGCTTATAATTTTCGACCATCGCCAGCACATAAATTCTCAGCATTTATTTTTAGCTCAGATGACAGTATGAAAGTAATTTCTAAAACTCCAAGTGATGATATGGACCCAGCAGCGATGAGTGGTCGTGCGGGTTTTGACAGTCGCTTTTATCGGGGAATTTTACGTTATGATTATAAGCCTGATGCTACTATAGATAATGAATTGCAATTAGCGATAGGTAAAGATATTAATAAAATGTATCAAGGCGAACAGTTTCGTTATGATATTGATGTGATAACTATTCAGTTGCGAGAGAGATTGCGATTGATTTGTAATGATAATCTAGCAGCAAGCATTGGTGTAGATTACCAGATAGTACAAATTAATGGTTCAGTAAGATCTGCAGGCGGCGGACCACTACAAGAAGGCGATCCAATGTATTATTATAGTGGTGACACACCTCTTTCTACAAACTATAAAAATGACTGGCTACATAATCCAGCGCTGTTTGTTGAATTAGAATGGAAACCTGTAGATGATTTGCTCATAGTACCAGGGGTGCGGTTAGATTATTTCGATCAGCCAAATCAACTAACAGCGGACCCACGTTTAACAATTCGCTATAATATAACTGATAAAATAGTTGCTAAAGCAGCAAGCGGTATCTATCATCAGACCGCATCACCAGATCAAACTGATGAAGCTTATGGTAACCCTGATCTAAAAACTGAACGTTCAATTCATAATTCGGTCGGATTTGAATGGCAAGTGCTAGCAATGCTATCTATTGATGTAAACGGGTTTTATAATAAAATGGATAATCTTGCGGGGCGTGCGAGTGGTGTTGCTGAGCGTAACGGAAAAGTTGTACCAAAAATATATTCAAACGAAGCCAAAGGCCGCGCTTATGGTGTTGATTTAATGGTGCGAAAAGAATTATCGCATAATTTATTTGGCTGGGTTTCTTATACATTATCACGCTCAGAGCGTCTCGACCCCGGTGCTAAGACGTATAGATTATTTGATATTGATCAGACGCATATTTTAACTTTGGTTGCTAGTTATAAATTACCAAGAAATTGGGAAATAGGTATTCGTTGGCAATATACTACAGGAATGACGTATATTCCCTTTAATAAAGGCGTTTTTGTAAGTGATGAAGATGCTTATAGACCAGTTGTTGGTGAAATAAACAATAAACGCTTAGGCGATTTTCATCAACTTGATGTGCGTATAGATAAACATTGGGTTTTTGATAAATGGTTGTTAAACGTATTTTTAGATTTACAAAACGCATATAATCGTACGAATCCAGAAATGATGTCAGATAATTATAATTATACTCAACATAAACCAACAGGTGGTTTGCCAATAATACCAGTTTTTGGCATTCGAGCTGAGATGTAG